The DNA sequence CCCGACAGCGAGCAGCTGGCCACCGCCGACGCCGAGTGACACAGAACAGAAAGACGATGACTGACGACTTCGCGCCGGAACCGGCGAGCGAAACCGAACTGGAGTCCGACCACCCGGAACCGGCGAACGAACCCGAGGAGTCCGACCAGCGGGAACCGGCGAGCGAACCCGAGCTGGAGTCCGACCACCCGGAACCGGCGGACGAACCCGAGGAGTCCGACTTCCCGGAAGCGGACTCGCCTCTGGACGACGCCGAACTGGACGCGGTGCTCGAAGCACTTCTGCTGGTGGTCGACACGCCGGTCACGGTGGACGCGTTGGCCACCGCCACCGACCAGCCGCCGGCTCGGATCGCCGAGCGGCTGCAGCTTCTCGCCGGCGCGCTGGCGGACCGCGACAGCGGCATCGACCTGCGGGAGGCCGGCGGGGGCTGGCGGATGTACACCCGCGCGAGGTACGCCCCCTACGTGGAGAAGCTCCTGCTCGACGGGGCCCGTTCGAAGCTGACCAGGGCCGCTCTGGAGACCCTGGCCGTGGTGGCCTACCGGCAGCCGGTGACCCGGGCGCGGGTCAGCGCGGTGCGTGGGGTCAACGTCGACGCCGTGATGCGTACGCTGCTGGCGCGCGGGTTGATCACAGAGGCCGGGACCGACGCCGACTCCGGTGCGGTGACGTTCACCACCACCGAACTGTTTCTCGAGCGTCTCGGGCTCAGTTCGTTGGCCGACCTGCCCGACATCGCGCCGCTGTTGCCCGATGTGGATGTGATCGATGATCTCTCCGAAACACTCAGCGAGGAACCGCGATTCATGAAGCTCAACGGGGCGCCCGCTGTGCCGACCGAGGCGTCGTTCGACGTGGACAAGGAATGACGATGTCCGACGAGACCGGTGTGCGTCTGCAGAAAGTGTTGTCTCAGGCGGGAATCGCCTCCCGGCGGGTGGCCGAGAAGATGATCCGCGACGGCCGCGTCGAGGTCGACGGGGTGGTCATCACCGAATTGGGTACCCGCGTCGATCCCGCCGTCTCGGTGATCAGGGTCGACGGTGCCCGGATCTCGATCGACCACACCCTGGTGCACCTGGCGATCAACAAGCCGCGCGGGATGCACTCCACGATGTCCGACGACCGCGGCCGTCCCTGCGTCGGCGATCTGGTCGAGCACCGAGTCCGCGGTAACGCCAAGCTTTTTCATGTCGGTCGGTTGGATGCCGAGACCGAGGGTCTGCTGTTGTTGACCAACGACGGAGAGCTCGCTCACCGCCTCATGCATCCCTCCTACGAAGTGCCCAAGACCTACCTGGCCACGGTCATGGGCGCGGTGCCGAAGGGGTTGGGCCGAAAG is a window from the Mycolicibacterium poriferae genome containing:
- the scpB gene encoding SMC-Scp complex subunit ScpB, translated to MTDDFAPEPASETELESDHPEPANEPEESDQREPASEPELESDHPEPADEPEESDFPEADSPLDDAELDAVLEALLLVVDTPVTVDALATATDQPPARIAERLQLLAGALADRDSGIDLREAGGGWRMYTRARYAPYVEKLLLDGARSKLTRAALETLAVVAYRQPVTRARVSAVRGVNVDAVMRTLLARGLITEAGTDADSGAVTFTTTELFLERLGLSSLADLPDIAPLLPDVDVIDDLSETLSEEPRFMKLNGAPAVPTEASFDVDKE
- a CDS encoding pseudouridine synthase, whose amino-acid sequence is MSDETGVRLQKVLSQAGIASRRVAEKMIRDGRVEVDGVVITELGTRVDPAVSVIRVDGARISIDHTLVHLAINKPRGMHSTMSDDRGRPCVGDLVEHRVRGNAKLFHVGRLDAETEGLLLLTNDGELAHRLMHPSYEVPKTYLATVMGAVPKGLGRKLRDGIELDDGPVRVDDFAVVDAVPGKSLVRVTLHEGRKRIVRRLLAEVGFPVQELVRTDIGAVTLGDQRPGSIRVLTQKEIGDLYKAVGL